One Coprobacter fastidiosus genomic window, ATCCTTTTCCTTCAACCGAACCTATCATTTTCGAAGTATGGGAACAAGTCATTCCCGTACTTTCCGCAATTTCGCCGGACGATAGAGATGCATTTTCTAAACAACAAAGTACCATCGCTTCATTCAGCCCTACTCCATGTACTTTCTCAAAATCCCGTTCGAAGTCGTTTAACGCCCGGTATATATCCCGCATAATACATATATTTCTCATAACTCCTTAAATAAAAAGATTCACATTAGATTCATCCGCCTTAGCCATATATGTAGCTACTCCGCCTACAGAAACCTCATCCAACAACTCTTCGGGATGTATGCCCATAACATCCATAGACATTTGGCAAGCAATAAACTCTACTCCGTTTTCCAAAGCCTGACGTCGCATAGATTCTAACGAATCTACACCTTTCTTACTCATCAAAAAGCGCATCATACGTCTACCCAATCCTCCCATATTCATTTTGGAAAGTTTGAGTTTCAAAGAGTCCGAAGGCAGCATAAATCCGAACATCCTGCCAAAAATATCTTTCTTAACCTTTGGTTTTATCTCCTTCTTTATAACATTCAGACCCCAGAACGTAAAAAACAAAGTCACCTTTCCTCCTGTTGCAGCCGCACCGTTTGCCAATACAAATGTAGCCAAAGCCTTATCCAAATCATCGCTAAACAGAATAAAAGTTTTCCCTTTGGGAGTAGTACTACATACCGACTGAACGTCCACATCTTTCTTCACATTCTTTTCAACTACAGTCGAGAATCTTCCCGATGCTTCCGTTTGAGCGATAAGCTTATGCCCTGTCTGCTTACACCACGCAGCACTGTCTCTTAAGAAACCCGGATCAGAGGAAATCAACTCTACACGTTCTCCCGGCGCTATCTCATCGATACTTTTCTTCAGTTTGAGTATAGACCCCGGACATTGCAATCCGCACGCATCCACAGTTAAGACGCCAACTGGCTTTTGCGCTTTCTGATTATCGATATCCTGAATAACCGCATCCAGTTCACACTGCGGAATTTCAGGAGAGAGAATGCATTACTGCGCTATAAGTTTTATATCCGCCCGAAAGATTTTTCACCTCTTGAAATCCGTTTCCTTTCAAAATACAAGAAGCCAAATACCCTCTTAAGCCGACAGCACAATATACATATACAGGCTTATTCCGAGGAATTTCATCCAAATGTTCTCTCAATTCGTCCAACGGTATATTTTTAGCCCCTTCGATAGAACACAATGCAAACTCATCTGCTGTACGGACGTCGAGCAACGTTACTTTATTTCGGTCAAGAGTCTTCAACTCTCTCCAATAAAACGGATTCATTTTTTTCTCCAAAATATTTCCGGCAACATATCCAGCAATAGCTACAGGATCTTTCGCTGAAGAAAAAGGCGGGGCATAAGCATGCTCCAGCGTCATTAAATCATACACCGTTCCATTATGCTTAATTACCTGAGCAAATTGATCTATCCGCTTATCTACACCTTGATATCCTACAATCTGAGCTCCATATAACTTTCCGGTCAGTCGGTCGAAAGTAATTTTTATCGACATAGGTGCTGCTCCGGGATAATAACCGGCATTAGACCCCGAATGGGTAATAGAAGAGCAATAATCAATGCTTTCCTGAGCTAAGCGCTTAGCCGGCAAGCCGGTAGTTGCTACCGTCATATCAAAGACTTTCGCAATTGCAGTCCCGACAGCGCCTTCATACATGACGACATTTCCTTTACTCATATTATCAGCAGCAATACGCCCCTGACGATTTGCAGGAACTGCTAAAAAATTCATCCAAGGCTTTCCGGTCAACGGATGCGGATACTCGATAACATCCCCTACGGCATACACACTCTCGTCCGAAGTCCGGAGAAATTTATCAACGACAATTCCTCCCCGTTCCCCGATTTTTAACCCGGCACTAACAGCCAACGAATTATTCGGACGAACTCCGATAGACAGAATTACCATATCGGTATCTATGACCCGCCCGCTTTTAAAATTCACTTTTAATCCGGAAGCAGTTCGTTCAAAAGAGATTACACTCTCATTCAACAACAAATCCACACCTTTTTGACGCAAATGTTCGTGTATTATAGCCGCAGTCGAATAATCGACCGGAGTCATTACCTGATTTGCCATTTCGATGACAGAAACACGTATATTATTATGCCAAAGATTCTCCGCCATTTCCAACCCGATAAATCCGCCACCGACAACAACCGCCTTCTTCACGTCTCGAGTCTGGAGAAATTTCTTAATGTCATCGGTATCATCGACATTACGCAAAGTGAATATACCCTCCGAATCGATTCCCGGAAGAGGAGGACGTACGGGTATTGCTCCCGGAGACAAAAGCAGCTTATCGTAAGATTCGGCATACTCTTCTCCTTTACCGTTACGCACCAGGACTCTCTTCTGACCGAGATCTACAGAAATGACCTCCGATTCTGTCCTGACATCCAAATTAAACCGTTTTCCGAATATTTCAGGGGTCTGCACAAATAATTTTTCTCTATCCTGTATTATGCCACCGATATAGTAAGGCAATCCGCAATTGGCATAAGATATATACTTACCTTTTTCAAACAATATAATCTCAGCCTGTTCATCATTCCGTCTAAGCCGAGCCGCTGCTGTCGCTCCACCGGCGACTCCTCCTACAATTAAATATTTCATATTATCTCTATTTATTTCTTACAAAAATATTTTCCAAAAGAAAATAATATTGCAAAGATAGATATATTTTTCAATAAAACAAATTTCCATTGGAAAATATTTAATTCATAAGATAAATACAAGATTATAAAAATAAAAATCCCTCATGCCACTTTCTGCTCAAAACTACATGAGGTTATTTCATAAAAAATCAAAATATCACTTTCCCTTTTTCTGCCTTTCATATTCGGCAACAGTCAGGCACAACTCATCATACCATTCCTGACCGAATCTGCGAATTAAAGGTTCTCGAAGAAACTGATATACTTTCACCCCCTCTTTTCTACCTAAAACTTCAGCAGCCTTGCAAATTTTCCATCGGCTATAATTCACTGCCGTAAAAGTATCATAAGCCGTCAGACGTATAGGATAAAGGTGGCAAGATATCGGTTTATAAAAATCGGTCTTCCCTTCCCGATAAGCCTTTTCTATGGCACAATGGCACATGCCTCCCGGCTCATAACAGGTAAATACACAGTCTTTCCCATTGACAATAGAGGTAACCAAATCTCCTTCTTCGTCGATATAAGCAACTCCTTGTTCTTCTATTACCCGATGAGCAGCAGGAGTCAAGTCATTCCATACCACCGGTAATACTTCTTTTAATTTTCTCCGCTCTTCTTCATCGATCGGAGCTCCGGCATCACCCTCAATGCAACAAGCACCCCGGCAAGCTTCCAGATCGCAGATAAATTCTTTCTCGACTACATCAAAACTAACCAACGTATCTTGTATCTGCAACATAAATTTTTCTTACTAAAAGACAATGGATAACAGGGACATTCCTATTATCCATTGCATATAAAATTACGAACCTTCAAATTTTTTAATCGTTAATCAAGCACTTACCCGTCATTTCGGCAGGAGGAACAATTCCCAAAATATGACAAATCGAAGGAGCTACATCTGCCAAAATTCCGTTTTCCACTTTCGCAGACTTGTTTTCCGTCACATATACAAACGGAACAGGATTCAAGGAATGTGCCGTATTCGGTGTGCCATCACTATTCAAAGCATGGTCTGCATTTCCATGATCAGCAATAATAATAGCTTCATATCCGTTTGCCTTAGCTGCTTCGATAGCGTCTTTTACACAAGCATCTACGGCAACGACAGCTTTCTCGATAGCTTCATATACTCCGGTATGTCCTACCATATCGCCATTTGCATAATTCACGACGATAAAATCATACTTATCTTCATTTATTGCTGCTACGAGTTTATCTTTTACTTCGTAAACACTCATCTCCGGTTTTAAATCGTAAGTAGCAACTTTCGGCGAAGGTACTAAAATGCGGTCCTCGTTATCGAACGGAGTTTCACGCCCTCCGTTAAAGAAGAATGTTACGTGTGCATATTTTTCCGTTT contains:
- a CDS encoding winged helix DNA-binding protein, encoding MRNICIMRDIYRALNDFERDFEKVHGVGLNEAMVLCCLENASLSSGEIAESTGMTCSHTSKMIGSVEGKGLIERVLGERDKRQMYFHLTVKGRECLQGMVCGSVPVPDILQPIFEKNCNRR
- a CDS encoding DUF3109 family protein, with amino-acid sequence MLQIQDTLVSFDVVEKEFICDLEACRGACCIEGDAGAPIDEEERRKLKEVLPVVWNDLTPAAHRVIEEQGVAYIDEEGDLVTSIVNGKDCVFTCYEPGGMCHCAIEKAYREGKTDFYKPISCHLYPIRLTAYDTFTAVNYSRWKICKAAEVLGRKEGVKVYQFLREPLIRRFGQEWYDELCLTVAEYERQKKGK